A stretch of Spirochaetota bacterium DNA encodes these proteins:
- a CDS encoding CinA family protein, with protein MTEVSKITKDIITILGKNNKTLFTAESCTAGLVSASLADIPGASKVLLGGIVSYNNSIKESILNVDSTILEKYGAVSFECAIAMVKGALQISQADYVISITGIAGPEGGTIEKPIGTIYTAILSQDGGWSQKFLLEGNREEIRTQSVELVLKMLLATELEDDFFDLRLRDAREI; from the coding sequence ATGACAGAAGTTTCAAAAATAACAAAAGATATTATTACAATATTAGGCAAAAACAATAAAACTTTATTCACAGCAGAAAGTTGTACTGCTGGATTGGTATCGGCAAGTCTTGCGGATATTCCAGGTGCCTCAAAAGTTTTACTCGGTGGCATAGTTTCTTATAATAATAGTATTAAAGAATCTATTTTAAACGTGGATTCTACTATATTAGAAAAATATGGAGCGGTGAGTTTTGAATGTGCTATAGCAATGGTTAAAGGGGCATTACAAATTTCACAAGCAGATTATGTTATTTCTATTACAGGGATAGCAGGGCCTGAGGGAGGAACTATAGAAAAGCCTATAGGCACTATATACACTGCTATTTTATCACAAGATGGTGGTTGGTCTCAGAAATTTTTATTAGAGGGTAATAGAGAAGAAATCCGTACACAAAGTGTAGAATTAGTATTGAAAATGTTACTAGCCACAGAACTAGAAGATGATTTTTTTGATTTGCGTTTGAGAGACGCAAGAGAGATTTAA
- a CDS encoding glycine--tRNA ligase subunit alpha — protein sequence MRNPNALTFQDIIFKLKEFWAKQDCLIREPYDLEKGAGTFNPDTFLRSLGDEPWRVAYVEPCRRPGDGRYGTNPNRMGFYYQFQALLKPAPANILDLYIQSLEYLGIDITKHDLRFVHDDWKSPTLGAWGLGWEVWLDGMEVTQFTYFQQIGGISLPSVPAELTYGTERLAMYLQDVEHFKDIQWNDTTTYGDLHLDSEWDYSTYSFEIADQALYFRLFNDFEKEFFRAIQGNAIFAAYDLAIKCSHIFNTLGSLGAISVTERESYILRVRAMTAKVAKSWVDRLESKKTSTSLQTKTSSI from the coding sequence ATGAGAAATCCCAATGCACTTACATTTCAAGATATTATTTTTAAATTAAAAGAATTCTGGGCAAAACAAGATTGTTTAATTCGTGAACCTTACGATTTAGAAAAAGGTGCTGGAACTTTTAACCCAGATACTTTTTTGCGATCTTTGGGGGATGAACCTTGGCGTGTAGCATATGTAGAACCTTGTCGTAGACCTGGAGACGGGCGTTATGGAACTAATCCAAATCGAATGGGATTTTATTATCAATTTCAAGCATTACTAAAACCAGCTCCTGCTAATATTTTAGATTTATATATTCAAAGTTTGGAATATCTAGGTATTGATATCACAAAACATGATCTTCGATTTGTTCATGATGATTGGAAATCACCCACCCTTGGAGCTTGGGGATTAGGTTGGGAAGTATGGCTTGATGGTATGGAAGTAACTCAATTCACATATTTTCAACAAATCGGTGGTATTTCACTGCCATCTGTCCCTGCTGAATTAACATATGGTACCGAACGACTAGCTATGTATCTTCAAGATGTAGAACATTTTAAAGATATTCAATGGAATGATACAACAACTTATGGAGACTTACATTTAGATTCAGAGTGGGATTATTCAACATATTCTTTTGAAATTGCAGATCAAGCACTTTATTTTAGATTATTTAATGATTTTGAAAAAGAATTTTTCCGAGCAATTCAAGGAAACGCAATTTTTGCAGCTTATGATCTAGCTATTAAATGTTCTCATATATTCAATACTTTAGGATCATTAGGAGCTATTTCCGTAACAGAAAGAGAATCTTACATTTTACGAGTAAGAGCCATGACTGCTAAAGTTGCAAAATCTTGGGTAGATCGCTTAGAATCAAAAAAAACATCTACTTCCTTACAAACAAAAACAAGCTCTATATAA
- a CDS encoding DUF58 domain-containing protein has product MAENIEKFSISEIVAQTKHLAIKARKMVNSSLQSDYKSSFKGRGMEFDEVRAYTPGDNVRDIDWNVTARMNEPFIKTFIEERELQTYFIVDISASGDFGSVKSKRHLMAEITALLGFTSFFANDKTGLILSSDKIEKIIPPMHNYSHILRIIRDVFYHPSTSKKTDLNNVFRKANHLIKKKAIIFILSDFFDDSYEHALGTLSKKHEIIPIVITDPIEQNFTSPYILPIIAELEDMESNQTILRTLGKNSITDSNTFTLQYNRIFRKLGLVHATIDSSSNYLKIIDQILRKHTKH; this is encoded by the coding sequence ATGGCTGAAAACATTGAAAAATTTTCTATTTCTGAGATTGTTGCTCAAACAAAACACCTAGCGATTAAAGCTCGAAAAATGGTTAATAGCTCTTTACAAAGTGATTATAAAAGCTCCTTCAAAGGTCGTGGTATGGAATTTGATGAAGTTCGTGCCTATACTCCGGGAGACAATGTTAGAGATATTGATTGGAATGTGACTGCTCGTATGAACGAACCTTTCATCAAAACATTTATTGAAGAACGTGAGTTACAAACATATTTCATCGTTGATATTTCAGCATCAGGTGATTTTGGTAGTGTAAAATCCAAAAGACATCTTATGGCAGAAATTACTGCTTTACTTGGTTTTACCTCTTTCTTTGCTAATGACAAAACAGGACTGATTTTAAGTTCAGATAAAATAGAGAAAATTATTCCACCTATGCATAATTATTCTCATATTCTTAGAATTATTCGAGATGTATTTTATCATCCTTCTACCTCAAAAAAAACTGATCTTAATAATGTATTTCGAAAAGCAAATCATCTTATCAAAAAAAAAGCTATCATTTTTATATTAAGTGATTTTTTTGATGACTCGTATGAACACGCTTTAGGAACTCTTTCAAAAAAACACGAGATCATTCCTATTGTTATCACAGATCCTATTGAACAAAATTTTACAAGTCCTTATATCCTACCAATTATCGCAGAACTAGAAGATATGGAATCTAATCAAACTATCTTAAGAACACTAGGTAAGAACTCTATTACAGATAGTAATACTTTTACACTCCAATATAATAGAATTTTTAGAAAATTAGGACTAGTTCATGCTACCATAGATAGTTCTTCAAATTATTTGAAGATTATTGACCAAATTCTTCGTAAACATACAAAACATTAA
- a CDS encoding Gfo/Idh/MocA family oxidoreductase, producing the protein MSAITTERNPINIGVVGTGHMGRYHINLLTKIIPNEYVYIYDVNTTLSSKIAKEYDVTRCSSYEELLSKVDAVVVVVPTCLHYEYSMQAMRANCHVLVEKPISDNLEHAQLMMSYAEDNNLILHIGHIERFNGAVQALREFVDNPHYFQTQRIGSVSRIQDVGVVLDLMIHDIDIILSLVDAPVKEVTAYGESIITNFEDYALATLYFENGVIASLTASRVSSYKARNIILSQEKNYIDLNYATNDLLIYRNQDNQYDISQDQITYKEGHLVDRVFVHKDNPLKAELEYFIDDINNDTGGDKYKNILWDAHSNLYTMEIAFKILQEIERNKKNRT; encoded by the coding sequence ATGAGTGCAATAACAACAGAGAGAAACCCTATAAATATAGGTGTTGTTGGTACAGGTCATATGGGACGATACCATATTAATTTATTAACTAAAATTATACCTAATGAATATGTTTATATTTATGATGTTAATACAACATTAAGTTCTAAAATAGCAAAAGAATATGATGTAACTCGCTGTTCTTCTTATGAAGAATTATTAAGCAAGGTAGATGCGGTTGTGGTTGTCGTTCCAACTTGCTTGCATTATGAATATTCAATGCAAGCAATGCGTGCTAATTGTCATGTTTTGGTGGAAAAACCTATATCAGATAACTTAGAACATGCACAATTAATGATGAGCTATGCAGAAGATAATAATTTAATACTACATATTGGGCATATTGAGCGTTTTAATGGAGCTGTGCAAGCATTGAGAGAATTTGTTGATAATCCTCATTATTTTCAAACACAACGGATTGGGTCAGTTTCTCGTATTCAAGATGTTGGTGTTGTTTTAGATTTAATGATTCATGATATTGATATTATTTTATCTTTGGTAGATGCTCCTGTAAAAGAAGTTACTGCTTATGGAGAATCTATTATTACTAATTTTGAAGACTATGCTTTGGCTACACTTTATTTTGAGAATGGAGTGATTGCATCATTAACAGCTAGTCGTGTATCAAGTTACAAAGCAAGAAATATTATTTTATCTCAAGAAAAAAATTATATTGATCTAAATTATGCTACTAATGATCTGCTAATATATCGTAATCAAGATAACCAATATGATATTTCTCAAGATCAAATCACTTACAAAGAAGGTCATTTGGTAGACAGAGTTTTTGTTCATAAAGACAATCCGCTCAAAGCTGAGTTAGAATATTTTATAGATGATATTAATAATGATACTGGAGGGGATAAATATAAAAACATTCTGTGGGATGCACATTCTAATTTGTATACTATGGAAATTGCTTTTAAAATTTTACAAGAAATTGAAAGAAATAAAAAAAATCGAACATAA
- a CDS encoding threonylcarbamoyl-AMP synthase, whose protein sequence is MNKSLQLAIDAILSKECVVFPTETVYGLGADAFCHQSVSRIFELKNRPPSNPLIVHIATIDQILSVTTSLSPLEQKLFEKFSPGPLSLILPKKKEISSNVTCGLNTVGVRIPNHPIALEFLSAVNLPICAPSANISGQPSPTTYEMAKFYMEDKAIILDGGTLDIGIESTVVKTDGNKIYILRSGFITAEMIADQIGIVPSTNTSQEHHSPGTQFTHYKPKATIIAFEGTPPKACDNSALLFINYDRDLSSYQHVFHFDNAIDYAHALYYTFFQCDKLNISTIYCELPPNHGQGVALRDRLIKASQ, encoded by the coding sequence ATGAACAAATCTTTACAATTAGCTATTGATGCTATTCTTAGCAAAGAATGTGTTGTTTTTCCTACAGAAACAGTTTATGGACTAGGTGCTGACGCTTTTTGCCATCAAAGTGTGTCTCGTATTTTTGAATTAAAAAATCGCCCCCCTTCTAATCCTCTGATTGTTCATATCGCAACTATAGATCAAATACTCAGTGTTACAACTTCTCTTTCTCCTCTTGAACAAAAACTCTTTGAAAAATTTTCTCCAGGACCTCTATCATTAATCTTACCCAAAAAAAAAGAAATCTCATCTAATGTTACTTGTGGACTAAACACTGTTGGTGTAAGAATTCCAAACCACCCTATAGCTTTGGAATTTTTATCTGCTGTGAATTTGCCTATTTGTGCTCCTTCTGCCAATATTTCTGGGCAACCATCTCCAACTACTTATGAAATGGCAAAATTTTATATGGAAGATAAAGCTATTATTTTAGATGGAGGGACTTTGGATATAGGAATAGAATCCACTGTTGTAAAAACTGATGGAAATAAAATTTATATTCTACGATCAGGCTTTATTACAGCAGAGATGATCGCTGACCAAATAGGCATTGTACCAAGTACAAACACTTCTCAAGAGCACCATTCTCCAGGAACACAATTCACTCATTACAAACCTAAAGCAACTATTATTGCTTTTGAAGGAACACCTCCCAAAGCATGTGACAATTCAGCTCTTTTATTTATTAACTATGATAGGGATTTATCCTCATATCAACATGTTTTTCATTTTGATAATGCTATTGATTATGCTCATGCCTTATACTATACTTTCTTCCAATGTGATAAACTTAATATTTCTACGATATATTGTGAACTCCCTCCGAATCACGGACAAGGCGTAGCATTAAGAGATAGGCTCATCAAAGCATCTCAATAA